One genomic window of Peromyscus maniculatus bairdii isolate BWxNUB_F1_BW_parent chromosome 2, HU_Pman_BW_mat_3.1, whole genome shotgun sequence includes the following:
- the Heyl gene encoding hairy/enhancer-of-split related with YRPW motif-like protein isoform X3 encodes MARPLTTPSPSQMQARKKRRGIIEKRRRDRINSSLSELRRLVPTAFEKQGSSKLEKAEVLQMTVDHLKMLHASGGTGFFDPRALAVDFRSIGFRECLTEVIRYLGVLEGPSSHADPVRIRLLSHLNSYAAEMEPSPTPTGALAFPVWPWSFLHSCSGLPSLSGQLAILGRVPGPVLPSVSSPTFPISALRSTPVHRVAGTILPARRNLLPSRGAASAQRAHPPERPAAPPPTAPGSRVARSNHVVPVLPSSSPTAPGAGKSDDSVSGPISSPPPLGPTGRPSGAVLYHSWVSEITEIGAF; translated from the exons ATCATAGAGAAACGGCGCCGGGACCGTATCAACAGCAGCCTTTCTGAACTGCGACGCTTGGTGCccactgcttttgagaagcag GGCTCCTCCAAGCTGGAGAAAGCCGAGGTCTTGCAGATGACCGTGGATCACTTGAAGATGCTCCATGCCTCTGGTGGCACAG GGTTCTTTGACCCCCGAGCCCTGGCTGTTGACTTCCGGAGCATTGGTTTTCGGGAATGCCTCACGGAGGTCATCAGGTACCTGGGGGTCCTGGAAGGACCCAGCAGCCATGCAGACCCTGTCCGGATTCGCCTTCTCTCCCACCTCAACAGCTACGCGGCTGAGATGGAGCCTTCGCCCACACCCACTGGTGCCCTGGCCttccctgtgtggccctggtCTTTCCTCCATAGCTGCTCGGGGTTACCTTCCCTGAGCGGCCAGCTCGCCATTCTGGGAAGAGTGCCTGGCCCTGTCCTCCCCAGTGTCTCTTCTCCCACTTTCCCCATCTCTGCCCTCCGGTCCACTCCAGTGCACAGAGTGGCTGGCACCATCCTGCCGGCCCGGAGGAATCTGTTGCCCAGTCGAGGGGCAGCTTCCGCCCAGAGAGCCCATCCTCCCGAGAGGCCAGCTGCCCCTCCGCCCACAGCCCCTGGTAGCAGGGTTGCCAGGAGCAACCACGTGGTCCCCGTCCTGCCGTCTTCTTCTCCGACAGCCCCTGGAGCTGGGAAATCTGATGACAGTGTGTCTGGTCCCATCTCCAGTCCACCTCCTCTGGGGCCAACTGGGAGGCCATCAGGAGCAGTGCTCTACCACTCGTGGGTCTCTGAAATCACTGAAATTGGGGCTTTCTGA